The nucleotide sequence GTTGACCTATAGGGAGAAGATGGGCAGGCTGGAACTATATTCATTGGAGCGAAGGAGGATAAGATATGTTCTTGTATAGGTGTTGAAGATAATACGAGGTAGATGCATAACCTCTTACACAGAGGAGGGGGACCAAGAACCAgagttttaggtgagagggggaaagaattGATATGAAACCGAGGGGCAACTTTCCGACCCAgattatatggaatgagttgccagaggaggtagttgaggcataaacaataataacatttaaaggacatttggacatgtacatggatatgataggtttagagagatatgggccaaacgcggacagTTGGATGAGTCCccgtggtcagcatgggcaagctgggccaaggCTATATGACTCCATCAGATTTTTCTTGGACTGGAGCTTCGACCACTGGCCATTCAGTCACCACCCTGAGGTATACACAATCCATTCCACGCCTCAATGGACAATAACAGTGGACAGATCACAAATTTCAGGCAGCCCACCACTGGTTGAAGACTCCCAGGGCAGCTTAGTTCCAAAGAGTCCGAGTGGGAGAGATATGAGGTAGCTGGAAGCATGGGTGAACATGTTACGTTGGCGCATTTCAACACTGCGGAGAATTGTATCTGGGTCTGCACTGTGAAAGACAATGTGAACTTTGGTCCCCTTTGGTTCCTTTGTGGCTGGTTACACTGCTGGGTTAGGACAATGGAGTAAAAGGGGCTGTGTTCAGTGGGGTTTGGGATAGTTGTAGAggtgaaaggaatggagggggggggggagttctgaCCACACACCCACCGCACCAATTCCAGTTCAGGACTGCACACTCGGTATTCAGTCGAGGGACATttaagctcctgtcccactttggaaaacctgaacggaaacctctggagactttgcgccccacccaaggtttccgtgcggttcccggaggttgcaggcggttgctggaggttgcaggtagtggaagcaggtagggagactgacaaaaacctccgggaaccgcacggaaacattgggtgggtcgcaaagtctccagaggtttccgttcaggtttcctaagtgggacaggggcattattacaaATTGATTCACTCCCCCACTCCGCCCCATCTGGAACCTGAGCGGACGTTTTCACGACGCTGGTTGTTCACAGCTAGGGAGATGTTCGGAACTGCACGGCCGATATTGCCACGACCCATCCTCGGACACCACAGCACAATCTCCATCCGTACCATTGTGTTGACCGCTCGCCCAGAACCTGGAGAAGGAGAGAGATGCCAATTGGAACGAGTGAGCAGTGTATAATTCAGGAAGGGATTCTGTCCACTGCCCGAGTTCCTCCTGTTGATCGGTGGTTAAATATTTAACTGCAGCCTAATATACCTTTATAATGAAACAAGTAGGGGTAAGATAATGGTGCCAGGGTTGGATTCTGTGCATGTTCCTGCTAGTACCATCATCCATCTATGATGCGGCAGATATTTTGTTCACAGACACTGAAGTTCCTTCTTAGTTTTATCTCATATTTGAACCATTCCTACAAAGACCCAAGAACTGGACGCAGGTATATGCCGAGGAAAATTAACAGACAATTTCGTGGATTTCTGCAGCCCGATTCATGCTTAGTTTCATCCTCACACTGCCGCCGCTTTGTCAACTGGACCATCCAATGTTCCCGAACCTCAATGTAAATCCCCATCTCTTGGTCTTTCTCCTAGCGTCTGTCAGCTTGCatttccccccaccctctcttttaTCTGCCACTAACTGTCTGACCATTAACTCCCTGTCCATGActccgtttctctctccacatggGCTTctcgacttgctgagtatttcaccTTCACAGATCTCCCAAATCCACTGCGAGTTCTATGCTGCATTGTAGGTTTTTCAGTTTTACCAGCCAGccaattagtttggtttagtttagtttagtttagcttagagatacagcgcggaaacagacccttcggcccagcgattccgcgccgacccgtgatccccgcatatttacACTATCCTTTGTTTCGTATCCACAAAACTTTTGTTCTCCCTCCTTTTAAACCCGAGAGCCAACATTtttactcagaaggtggtggaatggaatggaatgagctgccagaggaggtagttcagataGATTTAATAACAATATTTCAAATAcacctggtacatggatagggaagattcaagagggatatgggccaaatgcaggcaattccAATTTAGGAATCACTCGGGCGGCGCTAGGTGGAGTTTGCTGATTTACAACGCCagcgacccggattcgatcctgacttacaggcgctgtctgtgcggagtttgtatgctcagcccgtgaccgcgtgggtttccaccaggtgctccggtttcctcccacacgtgcaggtttttagattgtgtaggaaagaactgcaggtgctagtttaaatcgaaggtagacacaaaatactggagtaacgcagcgggacaggcatcatttctggagagaaggaatggacgacgtttcgggtcgagacccctgttCGGCTGAAtgctgcccattccttccctccagcgatgctgtctgtcctgctgagttactccagttactccagcattttgtgtctatccaggtttgtaggttaattggctaattttgaaaattgaccctagtgtgtagaatagtggaaACGTATTGCTTGTTGGCACTGGTtatcacggactcggtgggccgaagggcccgtttccacgctccatctccaaagtctaaagtccctgtcccacgttggaaacctgaacggaaacctctggagcctttgcaccccatccaaggtttccggttgcaggtggttgccggaggtttgcaggtagtggaagctggtagggagactgacaaaaacctcctggaaccgcacggaaaccttgggtggggcgcaaagtctccaggggtttccgttcagttttcctaagtgggacaggggcattaagatgCACCCGAGAAAAAAAACAGAGGGAGTTGACTGGAAACTTAGGGTTAGCGGGAGGGCAACACAAGATATACTGCACAAACCTATAAAATAACTTAAGTTAACAAGGGCCTCCAGGAATGCCGAGGTTAAAGATACCTCACTGGGGAATAGAAACCAACACTCACTTGACATTCGCGGTATAATCACTGCCATCCACCCAACGCCACGTCCCTTCAGTCGTACAATGGAGTCCAATCCAATAGTCACAATTTCTATACCGTCGAAAATACTCCTGCCGTGTAAACAACAACATCCATATGAACAGGTTTTGTCGTATTAGTGACACGACAAACATATTATTTAGCCCTGTATCGGGACACAATGGGTCACGGCAGCCAATGGGTTAAAGTGGACAGGGGGCGAGGGCAGAACAATCTatgttgcaaatttgctaattagAGAACACGTGTCTCAGTTGCAAAACAATTTTAGGTCAGTACAacacttcaccccccccacctccctcccacacacacacacacacacacacacacacacacacacacacacacacacacacacacacacacacacacacacacacacacacacacacacacacacacgatcttCCATCTTACCCCACACCCccgctttctcccctcccctctgtccAACCTACTTCTCGCCTCCAGTTCTCCTTTCGCCGACGTTCCTCCCTCAAGCTGCACAATTCGAATCTCTTAAATCCTCTTGTCTCACACATTCTGGCCTTTGTCAAACATCTGCCTCGCCAGTAACCTATTACCTGTCAGACCTTCCACTGCCCCCCCCTTACTTttagctgcccccccccccccttctaccctTCACCCCCACaattagcctgaagaagagtcccgaaccAAACCATCATCTATTCctgctctctagagatgctgcctgacccacagagttactccagcacgttgcgtcTTTTTTAGTGCCTTGCTATAGCCTTTAAGCACACGGATGGAGCAAATGGATGCCGATACGCACTGTTTATAGATCAATTAATTGTGTGTCCTGacgcggcaccaaacgtggtgaataaaccgTTGCTGATTCAATGAGATAAGAGGTTCGAAATACATACACGTTGGGTCCcctaacatagaagcatagaaacatagaaaataggtgcaggagtaggccattcggcccttcgagcctgcaccgccattcaatatggtcatggctgatcatccaactcagtatcctgtacctgctttctctccataccccctgatccccttagccacaagggccacatcctcttaaatatagccaatgaactgtaagtttctataagatcccccctcaatcttctgaattctagcgtgtacaagccgagcctatccagtctttcttcatatgaaagtcctgacatcccaggaatcagtctggtgaaccttccctgtactccctctgcggcaagaatgtctttcctcagattaggaggccaaaactgtacgcaattctgTCATTgtcgctgtagctgagcgagggtgttgactGGAGCCcagctacctgtcgactgggtgatctcaaggtgagatatgtTTACGTACTAGGATTTTCCCCTTAACCTatgacgtcacgtgacagccCTCGTAACTATTGACGAGGGTTGGACCGCAAGTGGTCTGactatcagctgacgccacagtCCCTCATTTGGGATTAACTACCCTTGTTATTAATGCATCATCCATGTCAGTGTCCATTAATAGCTACCCCTTATTTTCCACATGGAATGTGAGGAATGAGATGCCCGAAGTGAGACAGAAATGTAAATAAGTGtaatgcaaaaaatatataataatcctACCTGTTCCCCGTCACTGTCAATGACCACAAGAGTAGCGTTCATTACGGTACAGAGATTCTGAGCTTTATTCCATGTTTGTTCGGTGGAGGAGAAGAAGTAAAGGGTTTGATTGAACAGTCTCCATTGGTCGAAAGGCTGGCCAAAGGGTAGATTGACAAAGACAGTAATAGATTAATGTtaggtgtaaggaggaactgcagatgctggtttaaatcgaagatagacacacaaaactggagtaactcagcatctctggagagaaggaatgggtgatggacatatcgaaacgtcacccattccttctctccagagatgctgcctggccagctgagttactccagctttttgagtctaccttAGATAAATGGAATGATCAGCTGGGCAATATCGACCTTCACAAATCTCACTGCTCACGCGTGTTTCACACGTGGATACATATAATCTCACGTGTAGAGTCTTTCTCATGACATGTTCCCATTTACTGAGCATGTGATCTCTTGAAATGACCGCACAGATTAACGCTGACGTTGCTGTGTTGAATTCGCAGCATTTAAGATGAACGATAGACACAAGAGCATTGTGGACCAGTGCAACTTTATCGAGGTGTATAGGAGCTTGCGGCTGTTAAGGATAAACATTTTGGTCAATGGAACATCTGATTATTCTCCGGGTTTAGTGGCGGTGGCCGGGTTCAGCGAATAAAGGTAGTTCGTGGAGCTTTGGGGGCACGCTGGAGCCCAGACGTTGCTACGAGCAGTTTAAGTGACACAGAGAATTGGACATCGCTCATCCCTAACGCAGTCCACCTGACGAGCAGGTCATCTGATGTGAGCCGTCTTGTGGTTGTGGATGCTAGCCATGGTCTGGTCCACGATAGACCCCGGCTCTAAAGGTGCAGGGCACCCCCAGAAACGGGGGCTGAAATCCAAGCCTTCATACTGGTTTACAGCCAAATCTCACTGAGTCGTTTCATGCTATTGCACGACtcgcaaaaaaaaaaactggtgcATTGGTGGAAGACGAGAAGACCATTGCCTACTTGGAACTTGGAGGATCTCAGCCGAAATGCTGCTCGCTCGGTACAACTTCGTGATAACAACACAACTGGTGTCACACGAGGTGATCAATCTCGAAGTGTTGATGAACTCACACAGGTACAGATCCATGTTATTTCATCACTTGCCGGTCAGATCCCACCACTCAATTACCACCATTGCGAGGTCAACTTGGATCAGGTGGAAATTGTCATCTGCCCCTGTCAATTTGGAGGGGAAATGGGGAAACTGCTCACAACAATTTCGATACATTCAGAGACTAGAGACCGAGATATGTGGTGATGATCAATTTAAGCCCACGCATTGTCAACATTCAGATAGTTCCCAGGATGAATGATTCAATGACTGGAGTCGGATCAGCTGGTCATTGAACTTACCTTCCATTAGCCGTGAAACCACAGCCTGGATTTCGCCGATTGAGTGGTGTATCTTCTCAAAGTTTGCTGTAACTGAACGAGTAGCAACATATTATACCACAGTTTATCTGCCCCATTCCTGCCCTCGCTTTAAATTTGCCCGGCGAACGCAATGATAC is from Amblyraja radiata isolate CabotCenter1 chromosome 35, sAmbRad1.1.pri, whole genome shotgun sequence and encodes:
- the LOC116991953 gene encoding CD209 antigen-like protein C, whose product is MEYNDRETVSEYIAEEPTVDTNEQEKLELHWHRCKNVKHKFSEVKISNADYLMDVSKRRSYVTANFEKIHHSIGEIQAVVSRLMEDLPFGQPFDQWRLFNQTLYFFSSTEQTWNKAQNLCTVMNATLVVIDSDGEQEYFRRYRNCDYWIGLHCTTEGTWRWVDGSDYTANVKFWASGQHNGTDGDCAVVSEDGSWQYRPCSSEHLPSCEQPAS